ACTTAATAAAGAGAGAATCATCTCACGCAGGATGAATGACCTCTACTCTGAGTTTGCCATCACAAAAATTGAAGGAGAGGGGACAAAGGACGCCTTTGAGAGGAAAAGAAGAACAGACGGCAAGTTCAACATGACCTTCAGAGGTGAAAAAAGAATAATTAAAGTAGCTGCAATACCTGTCATGGATGAGAAGGGTAATGTCAGAAATATAAATACAACATGGGTCGATATAACCGACATTGAGAACGAAAGGGCCTGGTTTGAATCAATTCTTGACGTAATTCCGTTCCCAGTCTCTGTCACAGATATGGATATGAACTGGACATACCTAAACCCTGCAACAGCAGGAATGGCAAATGTCGATAAAAAAGAGGCCATAGGCACACAGTGCAGCAGATGGGATGCAAATATATGCAGGACAAAGGACTGCGGTATTGAATGCCTGAGAAAAGGAAAAGAGAAGACATTTTTTGAACAGGACGGTGGAAACTTCATGGTTGATGTAGCATGGGTCAAAGATGCTGCGGGAAAAAATGTCGGCCATGTTGAGATTATTCAGGATATTACAGCGACAACTAAAGTTGGAGAATACCTGAAGCAGGAAGTCGCAAATGTTGCAGCTGACCTTGAATCAATTGCCAAAGGGAAATTTGAGGATGTAAAGCTGACTGTCGGTGAAGCGGACAGTTATACGAAGGAAGTCAGGGAACAGTTTGTGGAGATTACAGAATCGATAAGATCTGTAAATGATACCTTCAAAGGGCTTGTAGTTGAGATTGAAGGTCTTGTCAATGCCGGAACAGAAGGAAAACTTGAAACAAGGTCAGAAAGTAAAAAATATCACGGCGAATATGTTGACCTCGTTGAAAACCTCAATAATTTAATGGATGCCATCGCAACGCCGATAAACGAAGCAATGACAATATGCAACAGTTATGCAGATGCAGATTTCACAGCAAGATTTTCGGACATTATCCCTGTAAAAGGAGATTTCCTGAAATTTAAGGATGCAATAAACAACATTGGAATAAATGTTTCAGAAGTTATCAAAGCGACAAACAATGTCACAAAGCAGATATCAGTCAATTCAGATGAGGTAGGAAAAGGAACTGACGAAGTTGCAAAGGCAGCAGAAGGGGTTGCAAACACAAGCCAGAAAGCGGCGGAACTGACAAAAGACCTGCTGATCAGCATTGAAGACATAAACCGGCAGATTGCAGACCTCTCAGCTTCAAATGAGGAGATTGCCAGTACATCACAGGAAGTATTCAATGCCGCAAACCATGTCGTTGAGATAGGCAAAGAGGCACAGAGCCTTGGGAATGACGCCAACGTGAAGATGGGCAATGTCGAAAAAATTGCAAAAGAGAGCGTACACGAG
The sequence above is a segment of the Methanoplanus limicola DSM 2279 genome. Coding sequences within it:
- a CDS encoding methyl-accepting chemotaxis protein, translated to MNVAELTEKLGRYLDGDITASVDLERTDDELAPLGKLINRLIDEKNECDRKGDYLYKTVMTAPIPLLMIDQNLIIEDVNDDFVELSGLNKERIISRRMNDLYSEFAITKIEGEGTKDAFERKRRTDGKFNMTFRGEKRIIKVAAIPVMDEKGNVRNINTTWVDITDIENERAWFESILDVIPFPVSVTDMDMNWTYLNPATAGMANVDKKEAIGTQCSRWDANICRTKDCGIECLRKGKEKTFFEQDGGNFMVDVAWVKDAAGKNVGHVEIIQDITATTKVGEYLKQEVANVAADLESIAKGKFEDVKLTVGEADSYTKEVREQFVEITESIRSVNDTFKGLVVEIEGLVNAGTEGKLETRSESKKYHGEYVDLVENLNNLMDAIATPINEAMTICNSYADADFTARFSDIIPVKGDFLKFKDAINNIGINVSEVIKATNNVTKQISVNSDEVGKGTDEVAKAAEGVANTSQKAAELTKDLLISIEDINRQIADLSASNEEIASTSQEVFNAANHVVEIGKEAQSLGNDANVKMGNVEKIAKESVHEINDLTEKVKEVSNVVKLINDITGQINLLALNAAIEAARAGEHGRGFAVVAGEVKNLAAEARAAADSIGNVVSMVQTSSEKTAGAINNANNEIVEGVGSVTKALEALNTIIENAGQVTTDIGEITKAIEDQANISNNVVQSVDKGTLKTKEVQKEAEELAALAEEASASVEEIGSAIHEVSALVKELDTANARFKY